The sequence CGCCGACGAGGCTGCGGAGCCTCCTCGAACGGGTGTGTTCAGGGAATCTAGGCTTCATTGCTTAGCTCTTCTCTTGATGGGTGCAAGGCAGGGCACGCATCGACGACTCCACGGACGTCATCGTCTCTGTGTTCCCGAGTTCGGAAAACGTAGCAGTAAAGCGCTTAGATGGTAAAGCGCTTTAAGAAAAATTCTCCGAGGCCCCGAGCACTACGCTGAGCACGGGAGAAGGAGGCCGAATGGCGACCATGCAGGAGGTGGCCACCCACGCGGGTGTGTCCATCGCCACGGTGTCGTTCGTCGTCAACGGGACGAAGAGGGTCTCTCCCGCGACACGCGAGCGGGTCACCGCCGCCATGACCGAGCTCGGCTTCCGCAACAACGTCGTCGCCCGTGCTCTCGCCAGCAAGCGCACCCGGATCATCGCCCTGCTGTTCCCCGCCCTCGAGCACCGCCTCGGCGGCACCGCCCTCACGTTCTTCATGAGCGCCGCGAGCCGCGCGTCCGACCTCGGCTACCACCTGATCCTGTGGCCCGTCGACACCGGCCCCGACGAGCTCCGCGACCTCCTCTCGGGCGGCCTCGTCGACGGCGTCGTGCTCATGGAGGTCAAGATGCACGACACCAGGATCGACAGACTGGCCGAGCTGCGCGTCCCGTTCGTCGCCATCGGGCGCACCGCCGACGTCGACGACCTGCCCTTCGTCGACATCGACTTCGAGACCACCGTCGAGGAGGGGCTCGACTACCTCACCGGCCTCGGGCACGAGCGCATCGGGCTCGTGATCGAAGACCTCGAGGGCACCTCGATGGCCGGCTACGGGCCTCACGTC comes from Frondihabitans peucedani and encodes:
- a CDS encoding LacI family DNA-binding transcriptional regulator; the encoded protein is MATMQEVATHAGVSIATVSFVVNGTKRVSPATRERVTAAMTELGFRNNVVARALASKRTRIIALLFPALEHRLGGTALTFFMSAASRASDLGYHLILWPVDTGPDELRDLLSGGLVDGVVLMEVKMHDTRIDRLAELRVPFVAIGRTADVDDLPFVDIDFETTVEEGLDYLTGLGHERIGLVIEDLEGTSMAGYGPHVRSERTYRDSMARRGLEPVVVFCGPGAAGGRQAATDLLAADPAMTATMIMKDDSAFGLVRGLLAEGRRVPDDFSVLSLSSSTEAGATSEPALTTMNAPGHELGTLAVEALIERLDGKAGQDAPLPHVLLPCILHEAGSTAAAPAR